One Campylobacterota bacterium DNA segment encodes these proteins:
- a CDS encoding MATE family efflux transporter, protein MKHHVLRLAVPAALKHLLDILQILIDMVMVGVLGAAALAAVGLSMQFMMVIQAAMTLFGVGSSALIARYIGSGRRRRASAVVYAGGWIALVGSVGVGGIGWFFAPEFFRWMGSDGDVIALGSGYFQILCLGMGLIFLDTLAYNALSAAGDTQSSLVIKIFSALLNAGLNYLFIFGHGGFEPMGVEGAAYATVCAYGFGVAAYGWLLFRKGGVLDVYPLFVSADMRRILSIGLPAAFERVIGVSSFLLFVVIIASYGTQALAGYQIGLRIEALAFMPGFGFSVAAMVLAGQFIGARRYDDAYASGILSAKIAMVFMGTVGIVLVAVPEYLAAIFTDDAATIEYASIYLRLVGISQIPLALTFVLSGALRGSGATKTTMRISILSLWLFRIIPSYLVMKGGVGIFWVYVAMTVETFIKGWWFWRVYRARRWIETKI, encoded by the coding sequence ATGAAGCATCATGTTTTGCGCCTGGCCGTCCCCGCGGCGCTGAAACACCTTCTCGATATCCTCCAAATCCTTATCGATATGGTCATGGTGGGAGTTTTGGGGGCTGCGGCCCTTGCGGCGGTCGGACTTTCGATGCAGTTTATGATGGTGATACAGGCAGCCATGACCCTTTTCGGAGTCGGATCAAGCGCCCTGATTGCACGTTACATCGGAAGCGGCCGACGCCGCAGGGCATCGGCGGTTGTCTATGCCGGAGGGTGGATTGCCCTTGTCGGATCGGTAGGGGTCGGAGGGATCGGGTGGTTTTTTGCGCCCGAATTTTTCCGTTGGATGGGTTCGGACGGCGACGTTATCGCACTGGGAAGCGGTTATTTTCAGATTCTGTGCCTTGGAATGGGACTGATTTTTCTCGATACACTGGCCTACAATGCCCTCTCCGCCGCCGGGGACACCCAAAGCTCTCTGGTGATAAAAATCTTTTCGGCTCTGCTCAACGCGGGGCTGAATTATCTCTTTATTTTCGGTCACGGGGGTTTCGAGCCGATGGGTGTCGAAGGAGCCGCATACGCTACGGTGTGTGCGTACGGCTTCGGCGTCGCGGCATACGGGTGGCTGTTGTTCCGAAAGGGCGGGGTTTTGGACGTCTACCCCCTCTTCGTATCGGCGGACATGCGTCGAATCCTCTCCATCGGTCTGCCCGCGGCGTTTGAACGAGTGATCGGTGTTTCGTCGTTTTTGCTTTTCGTGGTGATTATCGCCTCGTACGGGACGCAGGCGCTGGCCGGATATCAGATCGGATTACGGATCGAAGCGCTGGCGTTTATGCCCGGATTCGGGTTTTCGGTGGCCGCCATGGTGCTCGCCGGCCAGTTTATCGGTGCCCGTCGATACGATGATGCGTACGCTTCGGGGATATTGAGCGCCAAAATCGCGATGGTGTTTATGGGGACGGTGGGGATTGTCCTCGTCGCCGTTCCCGAATATCTGGCCGCGATTTTTACCGACGATGCCGCAACCATCGAGTACGCGTCGATCTATTTGAGGCTCGTGGGGATCTCGCAGATTCCGCTGGCTTTGACGTTTGTCCTCAGCGGTGCGTTGCGCGGTTCGGGGGCGACGAAGACGACGATGCGGATTTCGATTCTTTCGCTGTGGCTGTTCCGGATCATCCCCTCGTATCTTGTGATGAAAGGGGGGGTGGGGATCTTCTGGGTTTACGTCGCGATGACGGTTGAGACGTTTATCAAAGGGTGGTGGTTCTGGCGGGTTTACCGTGCACGGCGATGGATCGAGACGAAAATCTGA
- a CDS encoding PAS domain-containing protein, whose translation MKRPTPVNEEVLFDGRSLISETDTRGVITYVNRKFTEMTGYTAVEAVGQPHSLLRHPDMPKAAFEGMWKIIQSGKIWEGYVKNLRKDGKFYWVVVHIVPKLDAEGNVIGYIASRKMPDRSRLKIIEAQYKEMLETERG comes from the coding sequence ATGAAACGCCCAACACCGGTCAACGAAGAAGTATTATTTGACGGACGCAGCCTGATTTCCGAAACCGATACCAGAGGGGTCATCACCTACGTCAACCGCAAATTCACCGAAATGACCGGTTACACGGCCGTTGAAGCCGTGGGGCAGCCCCACAGCCTCCTCCGCCATCCCGACATGCCCAAAGCCGCTTTTGAGGGGATGTGGAAAATCATCCAAAGCGGAAAAATTTGGGAAGGGTATGTCAAAAATCTCCGCAAAGACGGAAAATTTTATTGGGTCGTCGTCCATATCGTCCCCAAACTCGATGCCGAAGGGAACGTGATCGGTTACATTGCTTCACGTAAAATGCCCGATCGCAGCCGCCTCAAAATCATCGAAGCGCAATACAAAGAGATGCTCGAGACCGAGCGGGGATAA